The Lentisphaera araneosa HTCC2155 genome has a segment encoding these proteins:
- a CDS encoding sialic acid-specific 9-O-acetylesterase, with protein sequence MKKFILGALALAGSASMADVRMTTIFANNMILQQKTSNAVWGFADAGEEVQVKASWGSSASTTANSEGKWKVMLPTPGHGTGFGLTIKGKNQIDIKNVAIGEVWLCAGQSNMGWALGMTFGGEEEAEAVDLPNFRIYKSAREHWHEPLDEARDKMATWKSCKKDSALETSAVSYYFGKKLHQELGIPVGIVVQAFAGTPIEGWMPKEIQMNDQRTVAGMKQMDEMSEKLKKKGISAEKSLAQHAKELATYNKRVAAGDIMKNKTKKIAPPIITKPSNLGHQYPSHIFNVMINPIRPYGIKGAIWYQGERNSKDAAQAINYRKQLALMIDFYRKSWNEMSEGNTDRYFPFQFTQLPSWNPAQSKAVEGPEAVWSINREMMRLVTQDIKNAYMSVAIDTGDAIQLHPKNKKPIGIRHAYLALKNTYGKDFVDYGPKYKSHEVKGNRIVISFDSIGSGMMAAKAGKLNAFAIAGEDQKWHWADAEIQGDKIVLSSAKVAKPVAVRYAWAMNPSERNLLYNKEGLPASPFRTDQWDLYDSSAEIITVHKPAKAATKATEDWKRPVMTQ encoded by the coding sequence ATGAAGAAATTTATTTTAGGAGCTTTAGCTCTTGCGGGTTCAGCAAGTATGGCTGATGTGCGCATGACGACAATTTTTGCCAACAATATGATTTTACAGCAAAAGACATCCAATGCGGTGTGGGGCTTTGCTGATGCCGGTGAAGAAGTTCAAGTAAAAGCGAGCTGGGGGTCTAGTGCAAGTACGACGGCGAATTCCGAGGGCAAATGGAAAGTCATGTTGCCAACGCCAGGTCATGGCACGGGTTTTGGTCTGACGATAAAAGGCAAGAATCAGATTGATATTAAAAATGTGGCAATAGGAGAAGTTTGGCTCTGTGCGGGTCAATCTAATATGGGTTGGGCATTGGGAATGACTTTTGGTGGTGAAGAAGAAGCTGAGGCAGTAGATTTGCCCAATTTCCGCATATATAAATCGGCGCGTGAACATTGGCACGAGCCTTTGGATGAAGCACGAGACAAAATGGCGACCTGGAAGAGCTGTAAGAAAGATTCAGCCTTAGAAACCTCTGCAGTATCTTATTATTTTGGCAAAAAACTTCACCAAGAATTGGGTATTCCAGTGGGGATAGTGGTGCAAGCTTTTGCGGGGACACCTATTGAAGGCTGGATGCCCAAAGAAATTCAAATGAATGATCAGCGAACCGTAGCTGGCATGAAGCAAATGGATGAGATGAGTGAGAAACTCAAGAAGAAAGGGATAAGCGCAGAAAAATCATTAGCTCAACATGCGAAAGAACTCGCGACCTATAACAAGCGCGTCGCAGCAGGAGACATTATGAAAAATAAGACCAAGAAAATTGCCCCGCCGATTATTACAAAACCCTCAAATTTGGGTCACCAATATCCGTCGCACATTTTTAATGTGATGATTAACCCAATTCGTCCTTATGGAATCAAAGGAGCTATTTGGTATCAAGGGGAACGCAATTCAAAAGATGCCGCTCAAGCAATTAATTATCGTAAACAGTTAGCACTCATGATTGATTTTTACCGTAAGAGCTGGAACGAAATGAGTGAAGGTAATACAGACCGCTACTTCCCTTTTCAATTCACACAACTTCCGAGCTGGAATCCAGCGCAATCTAAAGCCGTGGAAGGACCCGAAGCCGTTTGGTCAATTAATCGTGAGATGATGCGTTTGGTCACCCAAGATATCAAAAATGCCTACATGTCAGTGGCCATTGATACGGGAGATGCGATTCAACTTCACCCTAAAAATAAAAAACCCATTGGGATTCGCCATGCTTATTTAGCGCTTAAAAATACTTATGGAAAAGATTTTGTCGATTACGGCCCCAAGTATAAATCTCATGAGGTTAAGGGAAATAGAATCGTGATAAGCTTCGACTCAATTGGTTCTGGGATGATGGCGGCAAAAGCGGGTAAACTGAATGCCTTTGCCATTGCAGGAGAAGATCAAAAATGGCATTGGGCAGATGCGGAAATCCAAGGTGATAAAATCGTCTTGAGTTCTGCGAAAGTCGCAAAACCCGTCGCGGTTCGCTATGCTTGGGCAATGAATCCCTCGGAGCGCAACTTGCTCTATAATAAAGAGGGTCTCCCTGCATCGCCTTTCAGAACGGACCAATGGGATTTGTATGATTCCTCAGCGGAGATCATTACCGTGCATAAACCCGCTAAAGCCGCGACTAAAGCAACAGAAGACTGGAAACGCCCCGTCATGACACAATAA
- a CDS encoding ATP-binding cassette domain-containing protein, whose protein sequence is MKIELRDLSFAPQGKVVFSQLNYTFTSNGNYLIQGSSGCGKSSLLTFISSLRQASSGQIIIDGQEPVNFCEHRKNCQWLRQTPYIYDKTVRENLSLSLAYHQLAIPSDDELKKHLQYLFPEGLDLEERAMELSGGQKHRLALLRSYLLKPKALLCDEISAGLDEKSRQLSEDFIFNYCSEMTVIFVSHIQESFESRESFTRLLMSKEGFEPL, encoded by the coding sequence ATGAAAATAGAATTGCGTGATTTAAGTTTTGCTCCCCAAGGCAAAGTGGTTTTCAGTCAATTGAATTATACTTTTACTTCAAACGGGAATTACCTCATTCAGGGATCCTCAGGTTGTGGGAAATCATCACTTTTAACGTTTATTTCTTCACTGAGGCAGGCAAGTTCCGGGCAGATCATCATTGATGGTCAGGAGCCAGTGAATTTTTGCGAACATCGCAAAAACTGCCAATGGCTGAGGCAAACACCTTACATTTACGATAAGACTGTACGAGAAAATTTGTCCTTGTCTTTAGCTTATCATCAATTAGCGATTCCTTCTGATGACGAACTGAAAAAGCATTTGCAATACCTCTTTCCAGAAGGCTTGGATTTAGAAGAGCGAGCGATGGAATTGTCTGGAGGGCAAAAGCATCGTTTAGCACTCTTGCGGTCCTATTTGTTAAAGCCCAAAGCGCTTTTGTGTGATGAAATTAGTGCGGGTTTAGATGAAAAGAGTCGACAACTCAGCGAAGACTTTATTTTTAATTATTGTAGCGAGATGACTGTCATCTTCGTGAGTCACATACAAGAAAGTTTTGAGTCGAGAGAAAGTTTTACACGACTTCTCATGTCTAAAGAAGGCTTTGAGCCACTATGA
- a CDS encoding serine/threonine-protein kinase — MDSEEKSYVKVTSGLSNMLNDDDSEFEYPISTEMQMREGRYTSGDEIGRGGMKKILLSEDKLTARKVAQAKLLDSQNDQKTESFFREARITAQLQHPNIVPVYDAGYDREGQAFFTMKPVGKKTLKNYLKENQLHDEFYYQHSLELFLKVCQAMAYAHSKQVVHLDLKPENIYLGEFAEVLVGDWGLARGVNDECLSEELLVEDIYDEHSQHGMLKGTPGYMAPEQIEKSLGKRDELCDIYALGAILYEMMCGKRANSAEDCKDLLKQTLAGKRKRPRELNPKLAKSLELVILKALEKDRDQRYQTVKELIEDLHKFQEGYMTSAEDHNALKSLFYLLKRHKQLSFLLFLFLISSSIFSSFLFFAKQKAVELSEVALIEKIRAEELGQLALIEKNRAEEAYQSQLQEQAEKEAISKAASPRLVNVARTDLGRFDYESALANARLAVLWDPDNEDAQFYLGRILMITQRFDEANRLFQGIMSPSFPRKKTAEVCSKYAQIKINDDLFLNVAELKSLLKDTRSSFVIPVKANESMKFLIHIVNYAYTLPEYSLEEKMEIASLALQLTNPVKGDMKYSTFESQVDIDLSNNKRLFTLDVLRKLPIRKLNLSNSSIKNMDSLMGSSVKELDIRGSQISGYSMRLLNHLEKLVLNKKQNPGLNLRGVEIIRK, encoded by the coding sequence ATGGATTCAGAGGAAAAATCCTATGTAAAGGTCACATCGGGTCTTAGCAATATGCTCAATGATGATGACTCTGAATTCGAGTACCCTATAAGCACAGAAATGCAGATGAGGGAGGGACGTTATACTTCTGGCGATGAAATTGGCCGTGGAGGAATGAAAAAAATTCTCTTAAGTGAAGACAAATTGACCGCGCGAAAAGTGGCTCAGGCCAAGTTACTGGATTCACAAAACGATCAAAAAACAGAGTCTTTTTTCAGAGAAGCTCGAATTACGGCCCAGCTCCAGCACCCGAATATTGTTCCCGTCTATGATGCAGGTTACGATCGCGAGGGGCAAGCCTTTTTTACCATGAAGCCGGTTGGTAAGAAAACTTTAAAAAATTATTTAAAAGAAAATCAACTTCATGATGAATTTTATTATCAGCATAGCTTAGAGCTTTTCTTAAAGGTTTGCCAAGCGATGGCCTATGCCCACTCCAAGCAGGTTGTGCATTTAGATTTGAAGCCCGAAAATATCTATCTTGGGGAATTTGCCGAAGTTCTAGTCGGTGATTGGGGGCTCGCGCGAGGTGTGAACGATGAATGTTTGAGTGAAGAACTTTTGGTCGAAGATATCTATGACGAACATAGTCAGCATGGGATGTTGAAGGGGACTCCAGGTTACATGGCACCTGAACAGATTGAAAAGAGTTTAGGAAAAAGAGATGAGTTATGCGATATTTATGCGTTGGGAGCCATTTTATATGAAATGATGTGTGGCAAGCGCGCCAACTCAGCCGAGGATTGTAAAGATTTATTAAAACAGACTTTAGCAGGGAAACGCAAGCGACCACGCGAGCTTAACCCCAAGCTAGCCAAGAGTTTGGAGTTGGTCATTTTAAAAGCCTTAGAAAAAGATCGAGACCAACGTTATCAGACGGTGAAAGAACTCATTGAGGATTTACATAAATTCCAAGAGGGCTACATGACTTCGGCAGAAGATCATAATGCGCTGAAATCTCTTTTCTATTTACTCAAACGCCATAAGCAATTGAGCTTTTTACTCTTTCTATTTTTGATTTCATCCTCAATTTTCAGTTCTTTCCTTTTCTTTGCCAAACAAAAAGCCGTTGAACTCAGTGAAGTTGCCTTAATTGAAAAAATTCGTGCCGAAGAATTGGGTCAATTAGCGCTAATAGAGAAAAATCGTGCTGAAGAAGCTTATCAATCTCAGCTTCAAGAACAGGCTGAAAAGGAAGCGATAAGCAAGGCGGCGAGCCCGCGCCTAGTGAACGTGGCGAGAACTGACTTAGGTCGCTTTGATTATGAATCAGCCCTTGCCAACGCACGCCTAGCCGTTTTGTGGGATCCCGACAATGAAGATGCACAATTTTATCTAGGGCGAATACTGATGATTACGCAGCGTTTTGATGAAGCGAATCGCTTGTTTCAGGGGATCATGAGCCCCAGCTTTCCAAGGAAAAAAACCGCTGAAGTTTGTTCAAAGTACGCTCAAATAAAAATTAATGATGATTTATTCTTAAACGTAGCAGAGCTGAAGTCTTTACTCAAGGATACGAGGAGTAGCTTTGTCATCCCTGTAAAAGCTAATGAAAGCATGAAGTTTTTGATCCATATCGTCAACTACGCCTATACACTGCCAGAGTATTCTCTGGAAGAAAAAATGGAAATTGCGAGTCTCGCACTACAACTGACGAACCCGGTAAAAGGTGACATGAAGTACTCAACTTTTGAGTCACAAGTTGATATCGATTTATCCAATAATAAGCGCCTTTTTACTTTAGATGTTTTAAGAAAGCTGCCGATTAGAAAACTCAATCTCTCTAATAGCTCGATTAAAAATATGGATTCCTTAATGGGATCTTCAGTAAAAGAATTAGATATCCGTGGAAGCCAGATTTCTGGATATTCTATGCGCTTATTAAATCATTTAGAAAAATTAGTTTTGAATAAAAAACAAAACCCAGGCTTAAACTTGCGTGGCGTAGAAATTATTCGGAAATAA
- a CDS encoding ABC transporter permease: MNLLLALHISNLQLLSFSLFVLLTAFVSYRLKLGLEKSLLIGSLRTYVQLLAMGFALVYIFRYPNPVISLAVYIWMIFWAARIISNRIENPPFPLFKIIFVTMLVSYLALNIISLGVFLRADSWYAPEIFITIGGMIVGNSMNAVAVSLDRFFADLKNRREELEQNLLFGMKIKDAMNDLVRDAIKAGMSPSINNLAGVGLVFIPGMMTGQILGGEDPLNAAKYQIMIMLIICVSTALGSMLVVSQVAKKCFNKRGQVKF; encoded by the coding sequence ATGAATTTATTACTCGCACTTCATATTTCGAATCTGCAGTTGCTGAGTTTTAGCCTATTTGTCTTATTGACGGCTTTTGTATCCTACCGCTTGAAATTGGGTTTGGAGAAAAGTTTATTAATAGGAAGTCTGCGGACTTATGTACAGCTTTTGGCGATGGGTTTTGCTTTAGTTTATATCTTTCGCTACCCCAATCCCGTCATTAGTTTAGCCGTTTATATATGGATGATTTTTTGGGCGGCGAGAATCATCTCGAATCGTATCGAAAACCCTCCCTTTCCTTTATTCAAAATCATATTTGTCACCATGCTAGTTTCCTATTTAGCTTTAAATATCATTTCTCTCGGAGTATTTCTTCGAGCCGATTCATGGTACGCACCGGAAATATTTATCACCATCGGGGGCATGATTGTGGGGAACTCAATGAATGCCGTAGCGGTTTCCTTAGATCGTTTCTTTGCTGACCTCAAAAATCGTCGTGAAGAACTCGAGCAAAACTTACTCTTTGGCATGAAAATTAAAGACGCGATGAATGACTTAGTGCGCGATGCGATCAAAGCTGGCATGAGTCCATCGATCAATAATTTAGCGGGAGTGGGCCTCGTTTTTATTCCTGGGATGATGACGGGACAAATTTTAGGTGGAGAAGACCCTCTTAATGCAGCAAAGTATCAGATTATGATTATGCTCATCATCTGTGTATCGACAGCTTTGGGCTCCATGTTAGTGGTCAGCCAAGTTGCCAAGAAATGTTTTAATAAACGCGGACAAGTCAAGTTTTAG
- a CDS encoding RNA polymerase sigma factor, with product MNENNETYGTRVTLLQRIINEKDEKSWEDFVQYYQGFIYLICRKMDMSHHEADEVVQQVLIKLWNHFPNFEYDESRRFRSWLCRVIQNTGRDFYRKLNSQSRLKGKVKEQYLEDQSLPEVEKLAESEWNDYLASLALENIKPHFSDRLIEIFLRLAEGENPQDLEAEYELKSKVIYVYRKRIRDRLKDEIRRLKAELA from the coding sequence ATGAATGAAAATAACGAAACATATGGGACTCGCGTCACCCTGCTTCAGCGCATCATAAATGAAAAAGATGAGAAGAGCTGGGAGGACTTTGTGCAGTACTATCAGGGTTTTATCTATCTTATCTGTAGAAAAATGGATATGTCTCATCATGAAGCTGACGAGGTGGTTCAGCAAGTGCTGATTAAACTCTGGAACCATTTTCCCAATTTCGAATATGATGAGTCACGCCGCTTTCGGAGTTGGCTTTGTCGAGTCATTCAAAATACGGGGCGCGATTTTTATCGAAAACTCAATAGTCAGAGTCGCCTCAAGGGCAAAGTTAAAGAGCAATACCTAGAAGATCAGAGCTTACCAGAAGTCGAAAAACTTGCCGAGAGTGAGTGGAATGATTATTTGGCTTCTTTGGCCTTAGAAAATATTAAGCCCCATTTCTCTGATCGTTTAATCGAGATTTTCTTACGTTTGGCAGAGGGTGAAAACCCTCAAGATTTAGAAGCCGAATACGAACTCAAATCCAAAGTTATTTACGTGTATCGCAAACGCATTCGCGATCGCTTAAAAGATGAGATACGTCGCCTAAAAGCTGAGTTAGCTTAA
- a CDS encoding ABC1 kinase family protein translates to MKSLNSIPTSKVSRAGKVAVAGLKVGGNYLKHYGKKVTNQKTSQEALDQDNAADVYNCLSEMKGSALKVAQMLSMDRGALPKAYTDQFAMAQYQSPPLSAPLVNKILKRELGKKPEKVFQNFSPNAERAASIGQVHKAVYKNQEVAIKLQYPGVADSISSDLKLVKPFALKLLKLKSAEVKVYFSEIEKKMLEETHYLQELEQGSSLAEKCQHLDYLRFPQYFRELSSERLLVMEWLHGKHVDEFFNEEISQEDRDAIGQKLWDFYHFQMHELKWLHADPHPGNFLIGEKGDLRVIDFGCMKKVPEDFYTNYFLGVDQGLFDDDKRFHQNLLDLEILRPDDSPKAVKFFTKNFKKLMKLAMRPFHYTEFDFADDSFFMELYEMGDRIKREQDKEGHSHNRGSKHFIYTNRTYYGLYNILSLLKAKVKINIITHKAGPST, encoded by the coding sequence GTGAAGTCCCTAAACTCAATCCCCACGAGCAAAGTTAGCCGTGCAGGTAAGGTTGCGGTAGCTGGTTTGAAAGTTGGGGGCAATTACCTAAAACATTATGGTAAGAAAGTCACCAATCAAAAAACAAGCCAAGAAGCGCTCGATCAAGATAATGCGGCAGATGTTTACAATTGCCTGAGTGAGATGAAAGGCAGCGCACTCAAGGTCGCTCAGATGTTGAGTATGGATCGCGGCGCTCTTCCCAAAGCTTATACGGATCAATTTGCCATGGCGCAGTATCAATCGCCTCCCTTATCAGCGCCCTTAGTAAATAAAATCCTCAAAAGAGAACTGGGTAAAAAGCCAGAGAAAGTTTTTCAAAACTTCAGTCCCAATGCGGAACGAGCCGCGTCCATCGGCCAAGTACATAAGGCAGTTTACAAGAACCAAGAAGTGGCCATTAAATTACAGTATCCAGGTGTAGCGGATAGCATTTCATCCGATTTAAAATTGGTAAAACCTTTCGCCTTAAAACTGCTCAAACTCAAGTCTGCGGAAGTAAAAGTCTACTTTAGTGAAATTGAAAAGAAGATGCTTGAGGAAACTCACTATTTACAGGAACTGGAGCAGGGTAGTAGCCTTGCGGAAAAATGTCAACACCTAGATTATTTGCGTTTTCCGCAATATTTTCGCGAGTTGAGCTCTGAAAGACTCTTGGTCATGGAATGGTTACATGGCAAGCATGTAGATGAGTTTTTTAACGAGGAAATCAGTCAAGAAGATCGCGATGCCATAGGCCAAAAGCTATGGGATTTCTATCATTTTCAGATGCATGAACTGAAGTGGTTACACGCGGACCCACACCCAGGAAATTTCTTGATTGGAGAAAAGGGCGACTTACGCGTCATTGATTTTGGTTGCATGAAAAAAGTTCCAGAAGATTTCTACACAAATTACTTCCTTGGCGTTGATCAAGGCTTATTCGACGATGATAAACGCTTCCATCAAAATCTATTGGATTTGGAAATACTACGACCCGATGATAGTCCCAAGGCCGTTAAATTTTTTACAAAAAATTTCAAGAAGCTCATGAAACTTGCCATGCGGCCTTTTCATTATACCGAATTCGACTTTGCAGATGATAGTTTTTTCATGGAGCTCTACGAAATGGGCGATAGGATTAAGCGTGAGCAAGACAAAGAAGGGCACTCACATAATCGCGGATCGAAACACTTTATTTATACGAATCGTACTTATTATGGGCTCTATAATATTTTGTCGTTGCTCAAAGCCAAAGTAAAAATAAACATAATTACCCATAAAGCGGGGCCAAGCACCTAG